The genomic stretch CCGCTACGCGGCGGGAATGTGCGGATCGACGGCGTCGACCTCGGCGACTGGGACGCCGAAGAACTCGCGCGCACCGTAGCGATTCTGCGGCAGGAAAACCACCTGTCGATCAGGCTGACGGTGGCAGAGATCGTCATGCTCGGCCGCCACCCACACTCGAAAGGCCGGCGCACGCGGGACGACTACGCACACGTGGCCCAGGCATTGGACTGTGTGAATATGCGCGACCACGCCGATAGGTTCCTCGACGAACTCTCGGGCGGGCAGCGCCAACGCGCCTTTATTGCGATGGCTCTCGCACAGGACACGAAGTATTTGTTGCTTGACGAGCCGCTGTCCGCACTCGATATGCGCCATGCCCGCGACATGATGCGCCACCTACGCAAGGTGTGCGACGAGCGGGGGATCTCCGTGGTCATCGTTATTCACGACGTCAACACGGCCGCCGCCTATGCGGACACGATGGTGGCACTCAAAGACGGCCACCTCGTAGCACACGGGACTCCCGCGGAAGTCATGCGTGCCGAGCAGCTCGAAGAGATTTTTGGCGTGGACGTGGATGTGGCAACGGTAGGCGGCCGCCTCGTCGCAATGCCAGTGGCCTAGGCGCTACCTGGCTGGGCGGAACCAAACCAGACGGAACCTAGGCCACCAAGGAAAATCTCAGCCTATGCCAGGGCCGCGTTCACGACCTCCTTGGCCTCGGCTTGCACCTGCTTGAGGTGGTCTTCTCCGAGGAAGGATTCGGCGTAGATCTTGTAGACGTCTTCTGTACCCGACGGGCGGGCAGCAAACCAGGCGTTTTCCGTGGTGACCTTCAGGCCCCCGATCGCCTCGTTGTTGCCTGGAGCGTTGACGAGGCGTGCCGTGATCGGTTCGCCGGCCAGCTCGGTGGCCGTCACGTCCTCTGGGGAGAGGCCCTTGAGTTTGGCCTTCTCTTCCTTCGTGGCAGCCGCGTCGATACGCGCGTAAGCGGATGCGCCGTACTTGTCGACGAGCTCGCGGTGCAGCTCCGACGGCGACTTGCCGGTGACCGCCATGATTTCGGATGCGAGAAGGTCGAGGATCAGGCCGTCCTTGTCCGTGGTCCACACGGTTCCGTTCATCCGCAGGAACGATGCGCCTGCCGATTCTTCGCCACCGAAGCCGATGTCGCCAGTGATCAGGCCGGGTACGAACCACTTGAAGCCAACCGGCACTTCCACCATCTTCTTGCCCATGCCAGCAACCACGCGGTCGATGAGCGAGGAGGAGACGAGGGTCTTACCCACGCCAACATCTGCCTTCCACTGGTCGCGGTGGCTGAACAGGTAGTTGATTGCCACGGCGAGGTAGTGGTTGGGGTTCATGAGTCCGGCGTCCGGGGTGACGATGCCGTGGCGGTCGGCGTCGGCGTCGTTGCCCGTGGCGATGTCGAAAGGTGCCGAACCATCTGCGCCGGGCTTCATACGCTCGAGCAGTGAGGCCATGGCGTGCGGGGAGGAGCAGTCCATGCGGATCTTGCCGTCCCAGTCCAAGGTCATGAAACGCCACGTGGGGTCGACCGTCGGGTTCACGACCGTGAGGTCCAGCCCGTAGCGTTCGCCGATTGCACCCCAGTATTCTGCCGAGGCGCCACCCATGGGATCTGCACCGATGCGGATTCCAGCGGAGCGGATCGCCTCGAGGTTGATGATCGAGGCGAGGTCGTCAACGTAGGCAGACAGGAAGTCGTGCCCGCGCGTCGTCTCAGCATTACGCGCCTTCTCGTAGGGCACCCGCTTAACGTTCTTCCACCCCTCGCGCAGCAGTTCGTTGGCACGCGCGGCGATGACCGACGTCGCATCCGTATCAGCCGGGCCGCCGTGTGGCGGGTTGTACTTGAAGCCGCCGTCGCGAGGAGGATTATGCGAGGGCGTGATCACGATGCCGTCGGCGAGGCCGGGGCCTTTCGTACGCACGCCAGCCGCCGTGTTCGCACCGTTCGCCGTGAGGATTGCGAGCGAGACGCCGGGCGTGGGAGTCCACGAATTTCGCGCGTCGATACGCACCTCGATATCGTTGGCGGCCAGCACTTCGAGAGCCGTCTTCTCTGCGGGTTCGGACAGGGCGTGGGTATCACGGCCGATGTATAGCGGGCCGTCGATTCCCTGCGACCTGCGATATTCGACAATCGCCTGAGTGGTTGCGACGATATGCGCCTCGTTAAAAGCGCCGTCGAATGCGGAGCCGCGATGCCCCGACGTACCGAATACCACCTGCTGAGCCGGATTCTCCGGATCAGGCTCGATGTCATAGTACGCCGCAATGAGGGCATCAACGTCGATGAGATCTTCTTCTTGAGCAAGTTTGCCAGCACGTTCGTTCATACGTGTATGTTCTCACTTTTTGTGACGCAGGTCTACGAATTTATGCCAACCGCTATGAATTTCCGTCAGGCAGCAGCAAAGCGACGTCTCCGTGAACGCGCGCCTCCCACGTTCCACCCCACCTTGCCTGCGCATACGCGACCTTGTCCGCCACCGGCTCGTCCAGCTGCACCACCCACGCTTGCGGGATCACGTTGCCCATCGATCCCGTCCAATACACCTCATAATCGGGCGCGAGATACGCCAGATGAGAGATATCCGAGGCGACGACGAGCCGCTCGGCCTGCCCACCGGCGTCGGCCTGCTCACCCTCGGCTTGGTTGCCAGCGGAGCGCTCGTGGCGTTCGCGTTCGACGTCGGCAAGGTCAGCGAGCGCCTGCTGCGAGCCTGCCGGATCCCACACGTACCAGCCGTGGGCGACATGCGCGAGCGGCCCGCTGCCCACCATCACGAGCGACGAGGTGAGGGCGACCGCGCTCGCCGCGATCTTGACGTGCTCCCGGCTCGCGCCCGGCTCGCAAGCATCTGGGTCGCTCTCGTCAGCCCGGCTCGCGGCGAACCTGCGATACCCGTCTATTCCCGCGACCACGACGATCGGCATGAGCACCGCCGAATAGTGCCACGTCCAACCCCAGTAGTGTTCGATGTTGCCAATGAAACGCCAGGCGAGCGTGGGAACGATCATGACCATGAGCGGGGAGCGCAGCGCGATGATCCCGCCGAGCAGGATGAGGAGCCCGAGCGTGAACCACTTCTGCCACGGCGTGGCAAAGCCCAAGAGTTGCTCGGCGAACGTGACGTCGTCGATCCGGTCCGTGTAATCCCATCCGCCGGCTGTATTGAAGGTGGGAATAATAAAGAACACGCTGGCCACGAACCAGCCCACGCCCCACAGGCCAAGGCAGATCCACGGGCTGGCACGGCCGAGCCACGCGCGGGCGGCGAGGTTCTGACGCTGGGCGTACGACGGCGTCGTACCCCGGCTTGCCGCCGACCAGCTCGCTCGCCGCGCGTCCCACAACCCCACGCCCGCGAACGCGGCCACGGTGAGCCCCAGGTCCTCTTTGACGAAAACCAGCGCGGCGATCCAGATGATGGCCGCTCGGGGGCGTCCGCTGACGTAGCACGCCAGGCCGAAGGCGAGCAGGGGAACGGCAAACGCGATCTCGTGGAACTGTACCGCCACCGCGTTGGCCAGCCCCCAGCTCAGCGCGTAGGCAAGCGCGACGGCCGCCCCTGGTCTGCCGAGCTGCCTGCGTGCAAGCCACGTCACCGGCACGATCGACACCGCGAACAGTGCGTTCTGCACAATGAGCAGGGTGAGCCCGGAGGGGAACAGGGCAAAAATCGGCGTGAGTAGGAACAGGATGGGGTGGAAGTGGTCGCCCCACAGGTTGTAGCCCGGGCCTTTAATCGCCACGATGGGTTCGGCGAAATTACGGTAGCGGTCGAGCAGCTGAGTAAAAATCCCCAAGTCCCAACTGGGCGCCGCGAAGTTCGCCCACTGCCATAGCGAAAACGCGCTATAGCCGGCAAATGCCAACCCGGCGAGCACCCACCCGAGCCGGTCCGACATGAGCCGGTCTGACATGGGCCGATCACGCATAGGGCGCGCAGTCAGGCGGCGGGGCATCATACGATGTTCCGCTTCTGGATCACCCGCAGGACGATCCAGCCCAGCGGCACGCGCCCCCAGAACGTGAACAGTCGGTAGAGCACAGCGGTGGAAAACGCGATCGACGAAGGGATCCCGGCGATCACTAAGCCGCCGGTCAGTGCGGCTTCAACCGGGCCGATACCACCCGGTGAGGGCACCACAGAGCCAACCGAGTTCGACAGCAGGTACGTGATGGCCAGCGTGACGAGCGGCAACTCATAGCCGAAGGCCTTGAGCGACATGCCGAACGTGGCGATGAACGCCGCCGACTGGAACACGGCTCCGCCCGCACCTAAGAGGATGCGGGTCGGATGCGTGACGAGCCAGACCATCCGCGGCCAAATCTGCTGCAACGTGGGCCGAATCTTGCCAAGCACCCAGTCGCGGATCGGTTTGATGACGAACATGATGGCAATCGCAGCAATGACCACGCCGATCGCGATCATCACCGACCCGGACGGCAGAGATAGGTTGCCAAGATCGCCGGTGAGCAGCGAGAGCACGAGCAACAAAATGATAGTGACGAGGAACTGGGCGATCTGCGTGATCGTCACCGTGGCCACCGCCGGCGTCGTCGGCACGCCCTTGCGATGAAGGAAACGCAGGTTGAGCGCTGCCGGGCCGATACCTGCCGGGGCCACGAGAGTGACGACGGAGGCGGCCACCTGCACGGCGAGGGTCTCACCGAACGGCAAGTTTTCCTGCGTGTAGGCCTTGAGCGAGATCGCGGCACCCACATACGTGCCAAGTCCCACGAGGAACGCGGCGACCATCCACCACGGGTTCGCGTTCGCGATTGCGGTTCGTAGGTCGTCGAAATTAAGCGAGCCAAGTAGCGCGACGACGGCGACCACGCCAATCGTGACCGTAATGATCGTCTTCGGTGAGAAGCGCTTGAACTCGACGTCTTGGAAATTAGTCGCTTCGGGAATGTCTTGGGCGAGTGCGTCGCGAAGCGCCTGCAGATCCTTCTTCGAAAACGCATCTTTCGTGTACCTGGGCAGGATGGTGCGCTGGAGGAACGGCGCAATCGAGGCCACGATTGGCGCGGGCAGGGCGCGCTGCAGTGAGGCGACGGCGCGATCCACACCCACGGTAGACGCCAACATCGCAACCGTTTGGGCAAGATCAACCTGGCGGGCGGCGTCAGTAGACAGCACAGAGCCGTGGTGCCAGGCCGTCACCCGCAGGCCGTCATCGGTGACCTTCACGTATTTTGCGTGCATGTTGCCATGCGACATGCCGGCGCGGTGTGCGAGGCGAAGCTGATCCCACAACGAATCAAGGTCGGCGTCGGAAATATCGTCGGCCGGTACGTCGTCGATAAAAGGCTCTGTTGAGGCAGGCTCGATGAGCACGATCGACGACTCCATGCGCGCCAAGCCCACAAGCTTCGGGCTATCGATCCCAACCTTTTCCGCACGCATCGAAATCAGTACCATCTGTTCGGCCATCGCAGCGGTCGTGCTACGGGTTTGCCGGAAGGTCGTGCGCAGGGTCAGCCGCGCCCACAGGTCGTCAAGGAAAGAAATGACCTGGCGGTCGGCGTCGAGCGCCTTGACGTGAAAGGCGC from Trueperella bialowiezensis encodes the following:
- a CDS encoding iron ABC transporter ATP-binding protein; its protein translation is MIEISNVTMAYDADPVVCDVSFTIPDSGVTALIGPNGAGKSTLLAGVGRLNPLRGGNVRIDGVDLGDWDAEELARTVAILRQENHLSIRLTVAEIVMLGRHPHSKGRRTRDDYAHVAQALDCVNMRDHADRFLDELSGGQRQRAFIAMALAQDTKYLLLDEPLSALDMRHARDMMRHLRKVCDERGISVVIVIHDVNTAAAYADTMVALKDGHLVAHGTPAEVMRAEQLEEIFGVDVDVATVGGRLVAMPVA
- the pgm gene encoding phosphoglucomutase (alpha-D-glucose-1,6-bisphosphate-dependent), with translation MNERAGKLAQEEDLIDVDALIAAYYDIEPDPENPAQQVVFGTSGHRGSAFDGAFNEAHIVATTQAIVEYRRSQGIDGPLYIGRDTHALSEPAEKTALEVLAANDIEVRIDARNSWTPTPGVSLAILTANGANTAAGVRTKGPGLADGIVITPSHNPPRDGGFKYNPPHGGPADTDATSVIAARANELLREGWKNVKRVPYEKARNAETTRGHDFLSAYVDDLASIINLEAIRSAGIRIGADPMGGASAEYWGAIGERYGLDLTVVNPTVDPTWRFMTLDWDGKIRMDCSSPHAMASLLERMKPGADGSAPFDIATGNDADADRHGIVTPDAGLMNPNHYLAVAINYLFSHRDQWKADVGVGKTLVSSSLIDRVVAGMGKKMVEVPVGFKWFVPGLITGDIGFGGEESAGASFLRMNGTVWTTDKDGLILDLLASEIMAVTGKSPSELHRELVDKYGASAYARIDAAATKEEKAKLKGLSPEDVTATELAGEPITARLVNAPGNNEAIGGLKVTTENAWFAARPSGTEDVYKIYAESFLGEDHLKQVQAEAKEVVNAALA
- a CDS encoding DUF2079 domain-containing protein; translation: MSDRLMSDRLGWVLAGLAFAGYSAFSLWQWANFAAPSWDLGIFTQLLDRYRNFAEPIVAIKGPGYNLWGDHFHPILFLLTPIFALFPSGLTLLIVQNALFAVSIVPVTWLARRQLGRPGAAVALAYALSWGLANAVAVQFHEIAFAVPLLAFGLACYVSGRPRAAIIWIAALVFVKEDLGLTVAAFAGVGLWDARRASWSAASRGTTPSYAQRQNLAARAWLGRASPWICLGLWGVGWFVASVFFIIPTFNTAGGWDYTDRIDDVTFAEQLLGFATPWQKWFTLGLLILLGGIIALRSPLMVMIVPTLAWRFIGNIEHYWGWTWHYSAVLMPIVVVAGIDGYRRFAASRADESDPDACEPGASREHVKIAASAVALTSSLVMVGSGPLAHVAHGWYVWDPAGSQQALADLADVERERHERSAGNQAEGEQADAGGQAERLVVASDISHLAYLAPDYEVYWTGSMGNVIPQAWVVQLDEPVADKVAYAQARWGGTWEARVHGDVALLLPDGNS
- a CDS encoding lysylphosphatidylglycerol synthase transmembrane domain-containing protein, which produces MTSQIQTPRRRVLLIDSPQRWARNPADLFGAVLAVLGAVLLAFVAVYAQTTTFAIAADVRRATGGVLETLLALPINVLEGLMSFFLPFALIAEMIVRRRWRTLATAAVAAGVSAVVTNVVVWAGEHWWPTSRFIDQLSTAIEQQSHIALVPYVAVVAAILAVSGSAKGSRITRTGWWLLAIVLVFSVIQGNQTLTAALLTVFVGLACGLATRYVIGGEPERTTGADLVTMIRRAGLDPVTIIRIDDLTSDDPLYAYHIDSAAPLGHTNMAGLEQIRQIIQASPTDNEVTSEAENLIRELEDLAKRDDLGEINGLDAEMFRQEARAKYPATRSSLVSRNYIATDDDERAFHVKALDADRQVISFLDDLWARLTLRTTFRQTRSTTAAMAEQMVLISMRAEKVGIDSPKLVGLARMESSIVLIEPASTEPFIDDVPADDISDADLDSLWDQLRLAHRAGMSHGNMHAKYVKVTDDGLRVTAWHHGSVLSTDAARQVDLAQTVAMLASTVGVDRAVASLQRALPAPIVASIAPFLQRTILPRYTKDAFSKKDLQALRDALAQDIPEATNFQDVEFKRFSPKTIITVTIGVVAVVALLGSLNFDDLRTAIANANPWWMVAAFLVGLGTYVGAAISLKAYTQENLPFGETLAVQVAASVVTLVAPAGIGPAALNLRFLHRKGVPTTPAVATVTITQIAQFLVTIILLLVLSLLTGDLGNLSLPSGSVMIAIGVVIAAIAIMFVIKPIRDWVLGKIRPTLQQIWPRMVWLVTHPTRILLGAGGAVFQSAAFIATFGMSLKAFGYELPLVTLAITYLLSNSVGSVVPSPGGIGPVEAALTGGLVIAGIPSSIAFSTAVLYRLFTFWGRVPLGWIVLRVIQKRNIV